The Solirubrobacter pauli sequence ACCACCAACGACGACATACTCGCCGAGACGATCCGCACGCTGCGCTTCCACGGGTCACGGGACAAGCAGACGTTCGAGATGGTCGGGCACAACTCGCGCCTGGACGAGCTGCAGGCCGGCATCCTGCGCGTGCAGCTGCCGCACCTGGACGGCTGGGCCGACGGCCGCCGCGCCGGCGCACGCCACTACGAGGAGGCCGGGCTCGGCGAGCTCGTCACGCTCCCGAAGGCCGCCGCCGGTGCCAAGCCCGCGTGGCACCTGTACGTCGTGCGCTCCGAGCGCGCGGACGAGCTGCGCACGGCGCTCAACGACGCCGGCATCGGGGCACGCGCGTACTACCGCACGCCGGCCCACCTGCAGCCGGCGATGGCGGAGTGGGGTGCGGGCCTCGACCTGCCCGGCACCGCCGAGGTGGCGCGCACCAACCTGGCGGTGCCGATCAGCCCGGTCCTGAGCCGCGCCGAGGCCGACGAGGTCGTCGCCGCGGCTCGCTGACCGCGCGGGTCGCTACGGGCTGATCGGCGTGGCCATGTCGCTCTGCAGCTCGGTCGCCGTGAGCGCCCGGTTGTAGATCCGCACCTCGTCGATCAGGCCGCTGAACCACTCGCCCCAGACGGCGTTGCCGCCGATCCGGAGCACGCCCGTCGAGGTGCGGATCGATCCGGAGATCGACGACGACGCGGCCTGCACGCCGTTGACGAACACCCGCAACGCCGACCCGTCATAGGTCGCGGCGAGGTGGGTCCACACGTTGGTCGGCATCGTCCCCGGCCCGGCGATCCCGCGGTCGGCCGATGTAAACACGTGCGCGGCCGGGCGGCTGCTGGTGTCGTCGGCGTAGAGCGCGTAGATCAGGTCCGACGGCTGCTCCTTGATCAGCACCGTCCGCCAGGCGCCGCCGATCGTGGTCGGTCGCACCCAGGCCTCCAGCGTCATGCCGGTGGTGAGGTCCAGCACGTTGGCGTCGGGCACGTTGACGCGGTCGTTGACGCCGTCGAAGCTCAACGCGCCACCGAAGCGACCCGCGGTGGAGCGGGTCGCCCCGTCGACCGTGCCGGTGTTGCCCCGCCCGGAGGCGTCGGTGGCCGAGGTCCCGCTCGTCTCGTCGAATCCCCAGGCGCCGACGAGGTTGGACGGCGCCGCCGCGACGGTCAGCGTGACGGGGATCGTCTTCGGTGAACCCGTCGCGCCGCTGGTGGTCGCCGTGACCGTCACGTTCGCCGCGTAGGTCCCCGCCGCGAGCCCGGTGATGCTGGGCGTGACGGTGACGGTCAGCGGCGCGGAGCCCGACGCGGGCGTGGCCGTGAGCCAGGCCGCGTCGTCGGCGACCGTCACGGCGAGCGAGCCGCTGCCGCTGTTGCTCACCGCGAGCGTCTTCGCGGCCGGGTTGGCCTGGCCGAGGGTGGCGGCGAACGCGAGCGTGGTGGGGGTGACCGCCAACGCCGGTGGCGGCGGCGCGGTGATCGTCAACGTGACCGGGATCGAGGCGGGCGACCCGGTCGCGCCGGCCGCGGAGACCGTCACCGTCCCGGAGTAGGTGCCCGGGTCGAGCCCGGCGATCGACGGGGTGACCGTGATCGTGCCGCCTCCGCTGCCGGACGCCGGCGCGGCGCTCAGCCACGAGGCGTTCGTCTCGGCCGTCCAGGTCAGCGTCCCGCCGCCGCCGTTGGCCACGGTGAGCGTCTTGGCGGCCGGGGCCGCTCCGCCGGTGGTCGCGCTGAACGCGAGGCTCGACGGTGAGACCTGCAGCGACGGTGGCACCGGCGCGCTGACGGTGAAGGTCACCGGCACCGTCGACGGCGACCCGGTCGCCCCGGGAGCAGTGATCGTGACGTCGGTCGTGTACGTCCCGGCGGCGAGACCGGAGACGTCAGGCGTCACGGTGACCGTGCCCGCGTTGGTGCCCGAGCCGGGGGAGACGGACAGCCAGCCGACGCTCTCGGACGCCGTCCAGGAAAGCGTTCCGCCGCCGGCGTTGCTGATGGCGAGCGTCTTGGCGGCTGGGCTCGTCGCGCCGACGGTGCCGGAGAACGACAGCGCTCCGGGGCTGACGGCGACGGTCGGCGGTGCGGGCGCGCCCGCCTTGAACACGACCGTGGCCATCGACCAGGTCGTCGACGCGCCGGTGGAGACCCGCGCGGCCGGGGTGCTGCCGCGCGCGGCCGCCGCGTCCTCGACGACGAACTCCATGTCCGACGCGGGCGAGACGTTCACGCGTTGCGTGAAGCTCGGGTCGGCGGTGAGCGTGCGCGAGAACCCGCTGTCGGCGTAGAAGCCGAGCGCGAGCCCGCCGTCGCCGGTCACCGCGGGCGTCGCGCCGGAGGTCACGGAGCCGGCGGCGGTGGTGCGCCCGGTCGCGGTCTTGAGCACGTCGACCGCGCCGGCGCCGGCCGCGGGCGAGAGGTTCGCGTACTCGAGCGCGGCCGCCCCGATGTCCGCCGCGCCCGTCGCGGTGACGGTGATCGTCGGTCGGGTCCCGTCACCGGCGGTGATCGGCGCCGACCACACGCTCAGCTCGGTGTCGTCGGACGCCACGACGCGCGTCAGCATCGTGTACGTGTTCCCCGCGGAGTCGGTGACGCCGAACGCCTTCGCCTTGCCGAGGCTCCAGACGCCCGCCATCACGACGATCCGGTCGCCCACGGTGACCGCGTTGCCCGGGGTCAGCTGGAGCGTGGACTGGTTGACGACGCGTCCGTTGACCTGCTGAACGAACCGCGGCGCGGAGCTCGGGGTCACGGCGTTCGACGCGGCCGAGTCGGCGCCGTCGCCGACCGCGTTGGTCGCGCGCACCTTGAACGTGTAGCTGGAGCCGTTGACGAGGCCGTCCACGACCGCGTTCGCCGGCGCGGGCGAGCCCGTCACGGTCGTGGCGGGCTTGGCCACGGCACCCAGGTACGGCGTGACGGTGTACGAGGTGATCGTCCGCCCACCGTCCGCCGGTGCCTGCCACTTGACGGTCGCGGCGCCGTTCGAGCCGGATGCGGTGACGTTCGCGGGGACGCCCGGCACGGTCGGGGCGGTCGGCCGGACGACGTTCGAGAGCGCCGAGACCGGCCCGGAGCCGCTCGTGTTGCTCGCCTGCACGGTGAAGCGGTAGTCGCTCGTGGGCGAGAGGTTGGACACCGTGACCGCGGTCGCGGGCGGGTCGCCGTCGACGACGGTGGGCGTCTGCGGCTGGCCGTCGGCGATCGGGGTGATGACGTAGCGCGTGGGGGAGCCGCCGGTCGCGGGGGCGAGGAAGCTGACCGTGGCGGAGCCCGGCCCTGCCGTCGCGTTGACCAGGGTCACGCCACCGGGCGGCAGCTTAGGCACGAAGGCGACGTCGACCCCGTAGTTCTCGGCCTCGTACGTGAGGGTCGGCCGCGTCGCCGAGCTCGCGTACGCGTAGACGCCGTTCGCGACGCCGCCGTTGGCCGACAGGGCGTGCAGCGGCGGCGCGTCGAGCTGGTTGAGCCCGAGTGGGCCCGGGACGTAGTAGCCGTTCGGGTTCGCGGAGTAGTGGCCACGCGGCGCGAAGTACGACGCGGTGTAGACCGTCCCCGCCTTGATGCTCACGGGCGTGGAGAACGTCAGCTGCTGCCATCCGCTGGCGGACTCGCCCGTGAACGTGCCGCTGGCGAGCAGGGTCCCGCTGTCGCTCCAGAGCTGGCCGGTGTGCGTGCCGGTGTTCGCCGCGCTCTTGTAGAAGCGGACGCCGGTGATGGCGCCGTCGACGTCGGACTTGAAGCGCACCCCGACGGTGATCGGGTTCGCGTCGTCCTGGTCGATGATCGCCGGCGTGACGTTCGGGCCGTAGAGGCCGCACGGGCACCCGACGCCGACGGTCACGCCGGCGGACGGCGTCTCGAGGTTGCCGCTGTCGTCGACGGCGCGCGACCGGATCCGCGTGCTCGGGGCGCCGTGGGCGTTCCAGGTGTAGGACCAGGTGTCGGTGCCGGTGGCCTTGCGCCACGTCGAGCCGCCGTCGGTGGAGACCTCGACGCCGCCGACCACGCCGCCGACGTCGGTCGCCGTGCCGGTGATCGTGACGCGCGCCCCGTCCGTGAGCTCGGCTCCGGGCGCCGGGCTGGTGATGGTCGACTGCGGCGCCGTGGTGTCGGTCGACCGCGTGACGGCCATGAGCGTCGGCATCAGCGTGGTGGCCGTCGCGCCCATGTCCGTGAACAGGTTGATCGTGGCCTGCTGCATGACCGGGTCCGGGCTGGCGCCCGCCGGCGGTCCGGTCGCCGACCATGCGTTCGTGACGTCGAGGCCCCACGACCACTGGATCGTGCCCGCGCCGAACACGAGCGCGCCGCTGCGCGCCTTGTAGAGCGTCAGGTTGTGGGTCTGCGTGGTGCCGAACTTGGTCGTGCTGCCGTAGTCGGTGAAGGACTCGACGTTGCCGACCGTCGTCGAGGAGAGGTTGAACGACCCGGCCGGCCGGAAGCCGTTGTCGACGTCGACGTCCCACTCGTAGCCGAGCGTGTTCCCACCGGGGGCGAGCGTGCGCGTCGCGCCGCTGCCGAGGTTCTCGATCGCGGTGTGCCGCCAGAGCCGCAGGCCCTTGTAGGCCGCCGGGACCTTCAGGTCGGACGAGCCGGAGTTGACCACGAACAGCTGGCCGGTCAGCGCGTTCTCGGGCACGACCCCCTGGGACTCCGGCGCGAAGCGCAGGTCGCGCCACGTGCCGGTCCACGTCGTCGGGTCGGTGGCCCCGTTGAAGTGCGTGTCCTTGTACGACACGAGCGTCCGGTTGGCGCCGCCGTCGACCGCGCTCGCCGTCCACCGCGTCTTCCAGAAGATCTCGTTGCCGCTGAAGAACGTCAGGCTGACGCCGGCGTCCCGGGCCGCCTCGACGTTGGTGCGCTCCGGGCCCGACCAGTACTCGTCGTGCGCGCTCGAGACGATGACCTTGTGGTCGAGCAGGCCGGCGGCGTCCGTCGACGCGTCGACCTGGCTGGTGTAGCTCAGGTCGAAGCCGTTGCGCTCGAGGAAGCGGATCAGCTGGTACTCGGCGTAGAACAGGTACGACCCGCCGTTGTCCTGCTCGAGCGTGCCGTCGAACGGGCGGTTGTAGGACACCGCGAACGCGGCCTTGTACCCGAGCGGGTTGCCCGGCGGGCAGGCGACGGTGCACGTGTAGAGGCTGTTGCCGCCGTAGACGTTGTAGGCCTGCCAGGTCGAGTCGGACGTGCGCACGAGCACGTCCGAGGGCCGGGCGTCGTCACGCACGACGAACGGGATGTGGCTGCGGCCGCCCGTGTCGCTGCGGCGCAGCACCGCGACGTAGACGCCGGACACCGACTCGGCCGGGACGGTCCACGACGCCGACACGCCCCAGTTCCCGCAGTCGATCAGCCCGGTCGCGGCGGTGGTCACGCACGAGGGCTGGGTCTGGGGGAGCGTCGCGGTCGGCCGGATCCCCCCGGCCTGCAGACGCGCGCCGCTGCCGTCGTAGTAGCCGAGGCGGTAGATGTCGATCGTGTAGGCGGAGGCGGGCGTCTTGATCTTGAAGACGACCGTCTCGCCGCGGTTGACGCTCATCCGCGTCGCGTAGCCCTGGATCGTCACGTCGCCGCGACCGGTCACCTGCCAGGTGCTCGGCGCGCTGCCGGGCTTGGCGTTCTCACACGCGACGGGGTTCGCGCAGGCGGCGTGGCTCACCGCCGGGCTGATCGCCAGCAGCGCTGTGGCTGCGGCGACCGCCACGACCAACCGACGACGAATGGGTCCAGCCGGGTATGGCGTGAGCATCGCTCCTCCTGGTTGGAGCGATACTCTCCTCGACCGCTACGGAATCCCAGTGACCGAAGGTATAGGTTTTCGGTCAGGGTCCCTCAGCGCCAGTGCTCGAGGCGTTCCGCCTCCGGAACGTCCCGGGCGACGCGCGCCGGAACGCCCATGACCAGCGTGCCCGGCGGCACGTCCTTGGTGACGACGGCACCCGCCGCGACGAAGGCCTCCTCGCCGATCGTCACGCCCGGGCAGAGCGTCGCGCCGCCGCCGACGCGGCAGGCGCGGCGGAGCGTCGGCCCGGCCAGCGCGTACGCCTTGTCGTGCCGGCCCATCGTGTCGTCGTTGGTGGTGGTGACGCCGGGCCCGACGAAGACGTCGTCCTCGATCGTCATGTACGCCGTCACGTAGACCTGCGTCTGGATCTTCACGCGGGCGCCGATCGTCGTGTCGTTCTCGACCGTCGAGCCGCGGCCGACGACGGAGCGCTCGCCGAGCGTCACCCGCTCGCGCACGAACGCCTGATCGCCGACGATCGCGTTCTCGCCGATCACCGAGCCCGCGAACACGATCGCCTGGGCGCAGATCACGGCGCCCGCGCCGATCTCCAGCGCGGGCAGCTCCGCGCGTGACGCCGTGGAGGAGCGCGCGAGCTTCGGGGGTTTGCCGACGATCGCGCCGGCCTGGATCTCGACGCCTTCACCGATGACGGTGCCGGGGTAGATCACCGCGCTGGGATGGATCATGCCGTCATCCTGACGAGGGCCTCGACGACGCGCTCACCCGCGCGGCCGTCGCCGTAGAGCGGTGGGCGCTCGGCCGGAAGGGGGCGGGCCAGCGCGCCCCGCGCCGCGTCGGCGTCGAGGTCGACGAGCACGTTCCAACCGGCGTCGACCGTCTCGCGCCACTCGGTGGTCGAGCGGAGCGTGATGCACGGGACGCCCGCGAGATACGCCTCCTTCTGCACGCCACCGCTGTCGGTCAGCACCGCGCGGGCGCCGAGCACCAACGCGGTGAACTCGAGGTAGCCGAGCGGCGGTGCCAGCACGACGCCGTCCAGGGCGTCGAGCAACCCGGCGGCCTCCAGCCGCGCGCGAGTGCGCGGATGCAGTGGAAGCACGACCGGCAGCGGCATCCCCGTCAGCACGTCGACCAGGGCACGCAAGCGCGCGGGATCGTCGACGTTGCCGGCGCGGTGCGCGGTCGCCAGCAGGTACTCGCCCGAGCGGACGCCGAGGCGGTCCAGCGTCGCGGTGTCGGCCCGGGGCGCCAGCAGCTCGAACACGTCGACCATCACGTCGCCGACCACGTCGACCGTGCCCACCACCTGCTCGGCCCGCAGCGTGGCGGCCGCGGCCTCCGACGAGCACAGCAGCAGCGTGGACGCGTGGTCGGTGAGGACCCGGTTGAGCTCCTCGGGCATCCTGCGGTCGTACGACCGCATCCCGGCCTCGACGTGCGCGACCGGGACGCCGGCCTGCGCGGCGGCGAGCGCCCCCGCCAGCGTCGAGTTCGTGTCCCCGTAGACGAGCACGGCATCGACGCCGTCGAGCAACGGCGCGATCGCCGACAGCATCCTCGCGGTCTGCTCGGTGTTGGTGCCGCCGCCGAGCTCGAAGTGGTGCTCGGGGCGCGGCAGCTCGAGCTCGTCGAAGAAGACGCGCGAGAGCGCGTCGTCGTAGTGCTGACCCGTGTGCACCAGCACCTCCTCGCCCACGGCCCGCAACCGTGACGAGACCGCCGCCGCCTTCACGAACTGGGGGCGGTTGCCCACGACCGTCAATACGCGCACGGCGGGCAGCCTGGCAGATCCACCCTAGGGCCGACGGCACGAATTCCGTCCCGTGAGCCTGGTCGTTCGTCTGGGACCCGCGGGTTCAGCGATCGAGAGGATCGTCGAATGCGCAAGACCTGGCCGCTCCTTCCAGCCCTCCTCGCGGTGAGCGTCGCGTCGCTCGCGACACCCCAGCTCGCCGCTGCACAGGGAGGCCTCGTCGCCGCCTACGGATTCGACGACAGCGGGTCCACGACCGCGGGTGACTCCTCCGGCAATGGGAACGCCGGCACCATCGTCGGCGGCGCCACGCGCAGCGCGGGCCGCTTCGGCTCGGCGCTGGTCCTCGACGGCGTCAACGACCGCGTGCGCGTCGCCGACGCCGGCTCGGTCAACCTCGCGTCGGGCATGACGCTGGAGGCCTGGGTCAACCCGAGCGTGTCGAGCGGCACGCGGTCGGTCATCGTCAAGGAGCGCCAGGTGGACGCCTCCTACGGCCTGTTCCACGCGAGCCCGTCGGTGCCGGGCATCAAGGTCGCGACCGACGGCCGGACGACGTTCGCCAAGGGCGCCTCCGCGTTGCCGCTGAACGCCTGGTCGCACCTCGCGGCGACGTACGACGGCGCCACGCTGCGGCTGTTCGTCAACGGCGTCCAGGTGACGA is a genomic window containing:
- a CDS encoding N,N-dimethylformamidase beta subunit family domain-containing protein codes for the protein MAVAAATALLAISPAVSHAACANPVACENAKPGSAPSTWQVTGRGDVTIQGYATRMSVNRGETVVFKIKTPASAYTIDIYRLGYYDGSGARLQAGGIRPTATLPQTQPSCVTTAATGLIDCGNWGVSASWTVPAESVSGVYVAVLRRSDTGGRSHIPFVVRDDARPSDVLVRTSDSTWQAYNVYGGNSLYTCTVACPPGNPLGYKAAFAVSYNRPFDGTLEQDNGGSYLFYAEYQLIRFLERNGFDLSYTSQVDASTDAAGLLDHKVIVSSAHDEYWSGPERTNVEAARDAGVSLTFFSGNEIFWKTRWTASAVDGGANRTLVSYKDTHFNGATDPTTWTGTWRDLRFAPESQGVVPENALTGQLFVVNSGSSDLKVPAAYKGLRLWRHTAIENLGSGATRTLAPGGNTLGYEWDVDVDNGFRPAGSFNLSSTTVGNVESFTDYGSTTKFGTTQTHNLTLYKARSGALVFGAGTIQWSWGLDVTNAWSATGPPAGASPDPVMQQATINLFTDMGATATTLMPTLMAVTRSTDTTAPQSTITSPAPGAELTDGARVTITGTATDVGGVVGGVEVSTDGGSTWRKATGTDTWSYTWNAHGAPSTRIRSRAVDDSGNLETPSAGVTVGVGCPCGLYGPNVTPAIIDQDDANPITVGVRFKSDVDGAITGVRFYKSAANTGTHTGQLWSDSGTLLASGTFTGESASGWQQLTFSTPVSIKAGTVYTASYFAPRGHYSANPNGYYVPGPLGLNQLDAPPLHALSANGGVANGVYAYASSATRPTLTYEAENYGVDVAFVPKLPPGGVTLVNATAGPGSATVSFLAPATGGSPTRYVITPIADGQPQTPTVVDGDPPATAVTVSNLSPTSDYRFTVQASNTSGSGPVSALSNVVRPTAPTVPGVPANVTASGSNGAATVKWQAPADGGRTITSYTVTPYLGAVAKPATTVTGSPAPANAVVDGLVNGSSYTFKVRATNAVGDGADSAASNAVTPSSAPRFVQQVNGRVVNQSTLQLTPGNAVTVGDRIVVMAGVWSLGKAKAFGVTDSAGNTYTMLTRVVASDDTELSVWSAPITAGDGTRPTITVTATGAADIGAAALEYANLSPAAGAGAVDVLKTATGRTTAAGSVTSGATPAVTGDGGLALGFYADSGFSRTLTADPSFTQRVNVSPASDMEFVVEDAAAARGSTPAARVSTGASTTWSMATVVFKAGAPAPPTVAVSPGALSFSGTVGATSPAAKTLAISNAGGGTLSWTASESVGWLSVSPGSGTNAGTVTVTPDVSGLAAGTYTTDVTITAPGATGSPSTVPVTFTVSAPVPPSLQVSPSSLAFSATTGGAAPAAKTLTVANGGGGTLTWTAETNASWLSAAPASGSGGGTITVTPSIAGLDPGTYSGTVTVSAAGATGSPASIPVTLTITAPPPPALAVTPTTLAFAATLGQANPAAKTLAVSNSGSGSLAVTVADDAAWLTATPASGSAPLTVTVTPSITGLAAGTYAANVTVTATTSGATGSPKTIPVTLTVAAAPSNLVGAWGFDETSGTSATDASGRGNTGTVDGATRSTAGRFGGALSFDGVNDRVNVPDANVLDLTTGMTLEAWVRPTTIGGAWRTVLIKEQPSDLIYALYADDTSSRPAAHVFTSADRGIAGPGTMPTNVWTHLAATYDGSALRVFVNGVQAASSSISGSIRTSTGVLRIGGNAVWGEWFSGLIDEVRIYNRALTATELQSDMATPISP
- a CDS encoding acyltransferase — protein: MIHPSAVIYPGTVIGEGVEIQAGAIVGKPPKLARSSTASRAELPALEIGAGAVICAQAIVFAGSVIGENAIVGDQAFVRERVTLGERSVVGRGSTVENDTTIGARVKIQTQVYVTAYMTIEDDVFVGPGVTTTNDDTMGRHDKAYALAGPTLRRACRVGGGATLCPGVTIGEEAFVAAGAVVTKDVPPGTLVMGVPARVARDVPEAERLEHWR
- the wecB gene encoding non-hydrolyzing UDP-N-acetylglucosamine 2-epimerase, encoding MPAVRVLTVVGNRPQFVKAAAVSSRLRAVGEEVLVHTGQHYDDALSRVFFDELELPRPEHHFELGGGTNTEQTARMLSAIAPLLDGVDAVLVYGDTNSTLAGALAAAQAGVPVAHVEAGMRSYDRRMPEELNRVLTDHASTLLLCSSEAAAATLRAEQVVGTVDVVGDVMVDVFELLAPRADTATLDRLGVRSGEYLLATAHRAGNVDDPARLRALVDVLTGMPLPVVLPLHPRTRARLEAAGLLDALDGVVLAPPLGYLEFTALVLGARAVLTDSGGVQKEAYLAGVPCITLRSTTEWRETVDAGWNVLVDLDADAARGALARPLPAERPPLYGDGRAGERVVEALVRMTA